The genomic window CTGGGCCTGCCCTCGACGCGCGTGCGTATCGGCTCCCGGGGTCAGAACGAACCGGTCGCAGACAACAATACAGAAGCTGGCCGCGCGGCAAACCGCCGCGTTGAGGTCCAGCTGGATTTGGGACGACGATAAGAATGGCCAATGACGCGTTGATACTGCTAGTGATCATGCTGGGCTGCATCGGCCTGGCGGCCCTGATTTGCTGGTTCACCTGGGGCCGCGCGAGTACCTTTCTCAACAACGAGCTGAGCACGCTGCGCATGGCCACGGATCGGGAGCTGGAAGACCTGGTCCACCAGGTTGAGGTTCTTGAGTCACGGCAGCAGGAAGATCAGGCCACCGCTACCGGGGCCATCTCCGAACGCGATGAGCTGGAGACCCGAGTCAAGCGGCTCACCCAGGAGCTGGAGGATGCAACCGGCCAGCTGGCCAACGCCAGCGCCGAACTGGTCAATCAGAAGCTGGCGGCCGAGACGGCGCAGCAGGAGCTTGCCAGACTCAAGGGCGGCGGGTAGCGCGCAAGCCTGCCAGAGACCGTGTCGTCAGCGGTCTCCCGGCCTCGCCAGCGGCGGCGCCGTCACCGGATGCCCAGCCGGCCAGGGACGCTCGGGCGACTGACCCGACCGATATTGCTCCAGCGAAGCCCGCAGCACGGCAATTTCATCCTCGGCCAAGCCGTCCCGCAGCGCGAGAAACAGCGCTTCCTGCTGATAGGCCACGGCGGCCTCAGCCGATCCGCTCGCCATCTCGAGCATCGCCAGCGTGCTGGTGATTTCCAGGTCAGCCTGGCGAGCATAAAGCTGGCGCAGCGCGCCGAGCACCGGCCCGGCCAGCGCCGGTGGGCTGCCGTCGCAGCCGGCCACAATTCGCGCCAGCACCAGCAGTAGATCGGTTCGCGCGTTGCTGCGCAGTCGCTGGTCCAGCAGCTGGGCCGCGGCGGCGCAGTCTCCCGCTTCGGCCCGGCTCACCGCAAGCCGCAGCGCCACCACCGGGTCCGCGGGCCGTTGCTGCGACAGCAGCTCCAGCTGGCCCGCCGCCTCGGCAAACTGGCCTTGGCGCATCTGCGCATTGGCCAGCAGCAGCCGCGCGTCGCTGAGCTCGGGATCCAGTTCCAGGGCACGCGCATAAAGCGACGCCGCGGCCTGCCAATCCCCCGTCATTTCGAGCAGCACGCCGCGCTGCTCCAGCGCCAGCGGATAGTCCGGCCGTGCCGCCAGCGCCGCTTCCGCGGCCTGCATCGCCGGCGCAAGCTGCCCGTCCACCTCCAGCAGGCGGGCCAGCGTGACCTGCACGTTTGGGTTGTCCGGCGCAATGTCCCGCGCCGTTTGCAGATAACGGATTCCCTGGGCCAGGTCCCCGGCTTCCGCCGCGGCGACGCCCAGCGACATGAAATAATTGAAGCTCCGCGAGTTAGACATCAGACGCTCGTTGAGCGGGTCGAGGAGCACCACGTCGCGCGTTCCCCGCTGGGACAGCAGCTCGGCGGCGCGATCGGCATTCCCGCTGGCGCGATAGGCCATGGCCAGCGGCGTTCGCAGCGCGCTGGCGGTGGGTTGCAGCGACAGCGCCTCCTCCAGGTAGCGCACCGCAGCGTCGAAATCGCGGTCCGCCAGAAGGATCTGACCGAGCTCCGCGTGGGCAGCGGCCAGGCGCGGGCTGGCAACGGTCACCGCTTCGAGGATCTTCCGGGCCCGCCGGCTGTCCCCCTGCGCCACGTGAGCCTGGGCCAGCCTCACACGCGCCGGAGCGTAGTCGGGATTCACCTCAAGACTCTGCAAGAATGCCGTCTCGGCGTCGGCAAAACGTCCTTCCCGCGCCGCCTGCATTCCGAGATAGTAAGGCCAGCGGGCGTCGGCGGGCGCCAGATCTCGCGCCGTTTCGAAAGCCTGCCGGGCGGGCCGTAGAAAATCGTTGGCCTGGTAAACCATGCCCAGCTCGCCATACGCGGAGGCACTGTCAGACGCTGACGCCTCAAAACGCTCCCGGGCCTGCGTCAGCAGCTCGCGCATGTGCGGTGGATGCCCGGCCGGGTCTGGATGATCAACGCTGGCCAGTGTGGCCAGCAGGATTACAAGCGGAATCATGCGATCTTAGGAAGGCGGCCGTTGCCGAAAAGGCGGCCGGGTTGGCGGCGATCCAAACGGTTTGGCCGGTCAAAGGACCAGGCCGACCAGGAAACGCTGGCCGGGTCGGTCCGACCCGGCCAGGTTTTCAACCGTCGGTCAGGTCGTCGACGCGATCGGCGGTGCCGTTACGCTTGACGGATGCCATCCCCTTGGCACAGGACTGGTTTGACGCATACATCTGACTACGCCCGATCTCCTGATGATTACCCGCCTTGATAATGAAATACTTCTTGCCGTTTTTGGCTTCGCGAACTTCGTAACGGCTGTCGGCTCCGCAATTTTTCTGAACCGAAGCCACGCCGTTCAGCGCTGCTTTCTTCGACGTATACCCCTCACTGGAAATGATGCACTCACCATTGCCGGCCTTCAAACGAAAATAATACTGCTTGTTCTTGCCTTGGAAGACTTCGAATTTGCCTGCCATAAGGTCCTCTCCTTAAAATTTCTAACTCCCACGAAATTGAGCAGGGCCGGGATACGGGCAGCCGAGGATGCGCCGAGAAACCCGGATCGATTGCCGAACGGTCGACCATCCATCGCGTAACCCCTCGTTGGCAACCTTAACATCGCACTTGCCTTTGGCAAAGAAAATTGAAAGCAATACACTCGTTCAGGTCACGATTGTTGACGTATCCCCGATTCGCCGAAAAAAAGTGGCCTTCAGGAGGCTTCTCAATGACGCCAGCCGACCTTCCCACTGCACCAAAAAGAGATCGCTTATGACCTCCCAACCCTCCCTACTCGACCCGCCCACAGCCCAGGATGTATCGGTGTTTGTTCCTAGTCGGGATTTTGACTTGTCCCTGGATTTTTACCGGCAGCTGGGATGGCATATGAACTGGCGGGCGGAGGGGCTGGCTGAGCTCGAGCTTGCCGGCAACCGGTTTCTGCTGCAGGACTTCTATGCCAAAAAGTGGGCCCAGAACTTCATGTTCTATATCCGGGTGGACAGCGCTGAAGCCTGGTTTCATCACGCGACCAAGGTCGTCGAAGGCGGTCGCTTCGGTGACGCTCGAACCGCGCCTCCTAAGCGTCAAAGCCACGGTGACATCGTCACCTACGTCTGGGATCCCTGCGGCGTCCTGCTGCATTTCGCCGAGGCTACCGACGAACCAGCCGAAGCCGGGAATTGACTGGCTTCTAGAAACGCAAGGACTAACCCTCGCTAGAACAGGTCCTGCGGATCAACGTCAACCGACCACCGGACCCGTCGAGCCTGCGGCAGCTCGGCGATCGCCGGCAGGCACCGGTCCAGCAGACCATGTAGCGGCTTGCGCCGGCGGGAGCTCAGCAGCACCTGCAGGTGATAGTGTCCTGCCCGCCGCTCCATCGGCGAGGGCAGCGGCCCAAGCAGCTCCACCTCGGCGGGGCCGCCCAGCCGAGCCATGGCCGCCGTCACAAAATTTTCCGCCAGCGATCGCTGCGGCGCGTTTGCCCGCAGCACCGCAAGAAACCCGGCTGGCGGATAGGCCGCCGCTTCGCGTTCCGTCATGAGGTCACGAGCGTACGCCAGGTAACCACGCTCGAGGATACCGGCGAACATGGGGTGGTCCGGCTGGTGCGTCTGAATCAGCACCCGGCCCGGCTTGTCAGCACGCCCAGCACGACCCGACACCTGAACCATCAGCTGCGCGGCCCGCTCGGCGGCTCGAAAATCGGCGCTGAACAGCGCGTGGTCGATGTTGAGCACCACCACCAGCGTCACATTCGGAAAATCATGCCCTTTGGCCAGCATCTGGGTGCCAACCAAAATGCCCGAATCGCCCGTGCCGATCTCCTCCAGCAGCTGCAGCAGGCGGCGCCGGCTGCGCACCGAATCCCGGTCGACACGCCAGATTCGACGGCCTGGAAATTCGTCAGAAAGCGTTTGTTCAACCCGCTGGGTCCCTAGACCCAACGGCACCAGCCGGGTCGAACGGCACTCGGGGCAGGCGGTGGGTGCGCGCTGACTATAGCCGCAGTGATGGCAACGCAGCTGCCCGACGGCCCGATGCAGCGTCAGCCGGCTATCGCAGCTAGGACACTCCGCCACCCAGCCGCAGGCGTCACACAGTAGCGTCGGAGCGAAGCCGCGCCGATTCAGAAAGACCAAGGCCTGTTCGTCCTTCGCCAACACTTCATGCAGCGCCTCGCGGGCGGCCGGTGTGAGCGCGCCGTCGGACCCGCAACCCCGGCTGTCGATCAATTCGACCGACGGCAGCGTCGCCGCTCCAGGGCGCTGATCAAGGCGGTGGTACCGATAGCGATCGCTCCAGGCATTATTGAGACTCTCCAGCGAAGGCGTTGCGCTGCCCAGGATGACCGGCACAGCCAGCTCGCGGGCCCGCTGCACCGCCACGTCCCGGGCCGAATAGCGAAACCCCTCGTGCTGCTTCAGCGACAGGTCATGCTCCTCATCGACGACCAGCAGCCCCGCCCGGGGCAACGGACAGAAGACGGCAGAGCGCGTCCCGATGATGACCTGCGCGTCACCGTCGGCAGCTCGCTGCCAGCTGCGCGCGCGCTCTCGATCACCCAGGCCGGAATGAAGCACGGCCACGGTGCTGCCCAGACGCTCCAGGAACCGTCGCGCGAGCTGCGGCGTCAACCCGATCTCCGGCACCACCACCAGGCACTGGCGACCGGCCGCGGCCACCTCGGCAATCAGCTCGAGGTAAACCTCGGTTTTGCCGCTGCCGGTAACGCCATAGAGGAGGTGCGCGGCAAAGCCGCTCGCTTCCCGGATGCGGTTGACGCAGTCGAGCTGGGCCGGGGTCAGCTCAGGACCGCAGCTCACCGTCAACGTCGACCCGACCGCTTGCTGGGTGACGCGTTCGCTGGTCAACAGCGTGCGGATGACCGCGGAACTGATGCCAGCTTCCTGCAGTCGCGAGCGCGCCATCGGCCGCCGTGAAAGCATGCTCAACGCCTGCTGCTGGCGTTCGCCCCGGACCTGCCCGGCGTCGAGCGCCATGCGGCCGCTGGGCGTCAACACCAGCTCCGTTTCCGGCGCCGCTGGATTGTCCCAGGCTTTGGGCAGCATCGTGTTCAGCACCTCACCCAGCGGGTGGTGGTAATAGCGGCTGCACCAGCGGGCCAGCGCCAGCTGCTCAGCGTCGAGTGCAGGCGTCGGCCAGCAGCGGGTGACGGGCTTCAATCGGGCCGTATCGAACTGCCCTTCACCGGCGCCGAGCACCACCGCCTTGAGCTGACGGCGGGCAAACGGCACCTCCACCAGCATGCCGGGCACGGGCGGCTCGTCGAAGGGCCACAGATAATCAAAGCTGCGCGACAGCGGAACCGGTACGGCAACCTGACAGGTGGATAGAGGTGCTTGGCTGATGGCGCGGGCCGTCAATCAGAAACGACCCGGCATTTTAGCTCACCGCCGACTTGTTCGGCCCACTAATCTTCGAGCAGAGTAATCAGTCGATCCAGGTCCAGCTCGATGCTGCGAGGAAACGCGGCCGGACGGTCGATGCCCTCCACCTCTCCTTCGACCGTCATCATTCGAGTTCGGATGGCGCTAGCCTCATAGTGACTGCTCAACAGGCGGTCCCACAGCAGCGCGCTGGCGGCGTCGCTGGCGCCGTCGACGCCCATACAGACCTGAAGGTGCATCGCGTCCTCGGTGAACAGCGGATCGAGCGCTTTCAGCAGGCGGCGCCGGAACTGAATTTTTGGCAGCAGCAGCTCTTGCACCTGGTCGTCGGTAAACGACAGCCAGGAGGGCGCGTAGCGGGCGGGATCGAAAAAGCTGATCAGCCAGTCGACGCGACCGAACACCAGCGACAGGTCCTCGAACAGACGCTGTTCGCAGTCGTTCGATTCGGGGCTGAAATAGCGGTAGCTGGCGCTAACGCCCTGCCAGGCCAGGCGGCGGCACACCGCGGCGCCTCGCTCCGGCTTGGGATCGGTAATCACCAGCCGCACGCCCTGCGCCGCCAGATGGCGACAAACCGCCACGCCCAGCGTGTGGTGTGGCGACCCAACCAGCGCAACTTTTGCTGCAGCGCTTTCGCTGCCTTCCTGTGGCAAAACCCGTGTCAACGTAATTCATCCTGAAGCGTTGTTGACCTGTAGCCTCGTTCTGGACGGGATCTTCCGTGAAAACCGACCGAAATGGTGCGCAAGTGCCTGTTTTACAGACCAGCTACAAGCGGGTGTTACGATAG from Pseudomonadota bacterium includes these protein-coding regions:
- a CDS encoding VOC family protein codes for the protein MTSQPSLLDPPTAQDVSVFVPSRDFDLSLDFYRQLGWHMNWRAEGLAELELAGNRFLLQDFYAKKWAQNFMFYIRVDSAEAWFHHATKVVEGGRFGDARTAPPKRQSHGDIVTYVWDPCGVLLHFAEATDEPAEAGN
- a CDS encoding YegP family protein, which encodes MAGKFEVFQGKNKQYYFRLKAGNGECIISSEGYTSKKAALNGVASVQKNCGADSRYEVREAKNGKKYFIIKAGNHQEIGRSQMYASNQSCAKGMASVKRNGTADRVDDLTDG
- a CDS encoding primosomal protein N'; this encodes MTARAISQAPLSTCQVAVPVPLSRSFDYLWPFDEPPVPGMLVEVPFARRQLKAVVLGAGEGQFDTARLKPVTRCWPTPALDAEQLALARWCSRYYHHPLGEVLNTMLPKAWDNPAAPETELVLTPSGRMALDAGQVRGERQQQALSMLSRRPMARSRLQEAGISSAVIRTLLTSERVTQQAVGSTLTVSCGPELTPAQLDCVNRIREASGFAAHLLYGVTGSGKTEVYLELIAEVAAAGRQCLVVVPEIGLTPQLARRFLERLGSTVAVLHSGLGDRERARSWQRAADGDAQVIIGTRSAVFCPLPRAGLLVVDEEHDLSLKQHEGFRYSARDVAVQRARELAVPVILGSATPSLESLNNAWSDRYRYHRLDQRPGAATLPSVELIDSRGCGSDGALTPAAREALHEVLAKDEQALVFLNRRGFAPTLLCDACGWVAECPSCDSRLTLHRAVGQLRCHHCGYSQRAPTACPECRSTRLVPLGLGTQRVEQTLSDEFPGRRIWRVDRDSVRSRRRLLQLLEEIGTGDSGILVGTQMLAKGHDFPNVTLVVVLNIDHALFSADFRAAERAAQLMVQVSGRAGRADKPGRVLIQTHQPDHPMFAGILERGYLAYARDLMTEREAAAYPPAGFLAVLRANAPQRSLAENFVTAAMARLGGPAEVELLGPLPSPMERRAGHYHLQVLLSSRRRKPLHGLLDRCLPAIAELPQARRVRWSVDVDPQDLF
- a CDS encoding tetratricopeptide repeat protein, whose product is MIPLVILLATLASVDHPDPAGHPPHMRELLTQARERFEASASDSASAYGELGMVYQANDFLRPARQAFETARDLAPADARWPYYLGMQAAREGRFADAETAFLQSLEVNPDYAPARVRLAQAHVAQGDSRRARKILEAVTVASPRLAAAHAELGQILLADRDFDAAVRYLEEALSLQPTASALRTPLAMAYRASGNADRAAELLSQRGTRDVVLLDPLNERLMSNSRSFNYFMSLGVAAAEAGDLAQGIRYLQTARDIAPDNPNVQVTLARLLEVDGQLAPAMQAAEAALAARPDYPLALEQRGVLLEMTGDWQAAASLYARALELDPELSDARLLLANAQMRQGQFAEAAGQLELLSQQRPADPVVALRLAVSRAEAGDCAAAAQLLDQRLRSNARTDLLLVLARIVAGCDGSPPALAGPVLGALRQLYARQADLEITSTLAMLEMASGSAEAAVAYQQEALFLALRDGLAEDEIAVLRASLEQYRSGQSPERPWPAGHPVTAPPLARPGDR